A genomic region of Ciona intestinalis unplaced genomic scaffold, KH HT000047.2, whole genome shotgun sequence contains the following coding sequences:
- the LOC113474930 gene encoding uncharacterized protein LOC113474930: MQGVKSAADNGSDVHQLNCYGIVFPENCDTYNGPHSVECLTTIWKSKGCLNKGSKSPINLDSAEKHDLDLLNVDRVSENFEMAHVKANNGHDNKELECYGMVFPENCTSYFGPHSIECLISIWEEVDCKVKGYRHPNNLTTDDINSLGILNLTAVKENIESIKLAADGGNEEHQLNCYGVVFPNNCSTYHGQHSVECLTTIWLLKGCLHEGTKAPIKLDHTELHDVDVLYLSDVMDIFKTIQIEANSGDEDKELECYGLVFPENCVSYYGPHSIDCLITIWEEVDCKVKGYRYPSILTTSDAQALKSLNLSVS, translated from the exons ATGCAAGGTGTGAAGTCTGCAGCTGACAATGGAAGTGACGttcatcaattgaattgttatggcatTG tatttcctgaaaattgtgacacatacaatggaccacacagtgtggaatgccttacCACTATCTGGAAATCAAAAGGATGTTTAAACAAAGGCTCAAAATCTCCAATCAACCTTGACTCAGCTGAAAAACATGATCTTGATTTGCTGAATGTGGA TCGAGTTTCGGAGAACTTTGAAATGGCTCATGTTAAAGCAAACAATGGACATGATAATAAAgaattggaatgttatggaatgg TTTTTCCTGAGAATTGTACTTCATATTTTGGACCTCACTCTATTGAATGTCTTATCtcaatctgggaagaagtggattgcaaagtCAAAGGTTACCGACATCCCAACAATCTCACTACTGATGATATTAATTCTTTAGGCATTTTAAACTTGAC AGctgtaaaagaaaacataGAAAGTATAAAATTAGCAGCAGATGGTGGAAATGAAGAGCATCAGTTAAATTGTTATGGAGTTG tgtttccCAACAATTGCAGCACTTACCATGGAcaacacagtgtggaatgtcttACAACTATCTGGTTATTAAAAGGCTGTTTGCATGAAGGAACAAAGGCTCCAATTAAACTAGATCATACTGAACTACATGATGTggatgttttatatttaag TGATGTTATggatatatttaaaacgatTCAAATAGAAGCCAATAGTGGTGATGAAGATAAAGAATTAGAATGTTACGGACTAG TATTTCCTGAAAACTGTGTTTCATATTATGGACCTCACTCCattgattgtctcatcacaatctgggaagaagtggattgcaaagtCAAAGGTTACAGATATCCTAGCATCCTGACAACATCTGATGCCCAAGCATTAAAATCCCTTAATTTGag tgtttcctGA